TGGTTATTCAAAGAATACTCATATAAAGAGATTGAAAAAAATATTATAAGAATCGACACCCCCTTTTTAGATATTGGTTTTGATAATATTGTAATGTACGTAGAATTTTTATCAAATGGCAAAATTAATCTTACAGATGACGGATGGACATTGAACGATTTAGAAAATAAAGGCATCTCATTTTCAAGCAAAAATCGTAATAACAATAGAATCTTAGGTAACATATTAAATAATTTAGGAATTAGAAGAGAAGATAATGAAATGTGTATAACGACAGACTTGCAAAAATTTCCTGTCGCTAAACAAAGACTTTTACAAGGGATAATGCAAGTAAATGATATGATTGTTTTGAGGAAAGAAAATAAAAGCCACATTTTTTTTGAAGAATTAGAATCTATTTTAGCAAAAGAAGGAGTTCTTTATACTACTAAACCTTCGTTTGCTGGGAAAGATGGAATTACAGTGCAATTTGATTTTTCAATACCGTATACTGGTGGGGATAAATTAGTCCGAACGATTCGAAATGGTAATGATTTAAATAGAGCAAAATTACTAACAATGGATGCACAACTGCTTAAACGCACTAAATTCAATTCAAAGTACATCGCCGTATTTGATGACATTAATTTCCCTGTACATAATTGGAGTGCAATAAAATCTATTTTCGATGAAAATGAAACAGCAACAATAATTTCATTTCCTGTGTCTCACGCAGAGACAGAAAAAACAGTGTTATCGAATAAAGCAATTTAAACCAATATATTTTTAGTCAAAAACGGGCACAATACTTTGGACCCGTTTTTGTAGTGTTATTATCAATATGTGCTTTTCAAGTTTCATTTTATTATGGTATGTGTGAGGTATATAATGTAAATAAAGGTCCATTGTGTTATCCTGTGACTTTTGTTAAGATAACAGAGAAAACCGTTTAGAATCGAAAGGAAGATAGAATGAATACTTTTACGATTGCAATTGATGGACCAGCGTCTTCAGGCAAAAGTACCATCGCAAAATTAGTCGCGCAAAAATTAAATATTACCTACATTGATACAGGGGCAATGTATCGTGGCGTGACGCTTGCGGTGTTACGAGCAGGGATTGATGTCACGGATGAAGAAAAAATATTAGCATTATTACCAGCGTTAAGATTAAATTTCCGCTTGATTGAAGAGGTCCAATATTTATATTTAGATGATGAAGATATTAGCGAAAGCATCCGTTCCGTTGAGGTTACTGAAAATGTATCAGCAGTCTCAGCGATTGAAGGTGTTCGACAACATTTAGTAACTACGCAACAAGCGATAGCTGCTGAACAACCGGTTGTAATGGATGGTCGTGATATTGGCACGGTTGTATTAAAAGATTCACCGTACAAATTCTTCTTTGTGGCAAGTCCTAAAGTGCGTGCTCAACGTCGTTACAAAGAAAATATGGCGAAAGGGCTGACGAGTCAAACATTAGCTGAAATCGAACAAGCTATTATTGAGCGCGACCGCTTGGATTCGACACGCATTCATAGTCCTTTGAAAAAAGCTGATGATGCGATTGAATTAGATACAGGAGAAATGACGATTGACGAAGTTGTTAATCGAGTCATTAGCGAGGTTAAAAATAGCCAAGCGTAATAATGTTGAGTCAAATTTCGAAAAAAGATTCTTGTGTGAGCAAAAAAATAGCTGAAATAGGTGCTGAAACAGGTAATTTCGTCCTTTTTTAACAAATTTTTGTGAAAAATGACTAATTTTTTGAGAAAGGTTACTAGACGTGACCAAATAAATTTGTTACAATAGACATTGTAGGCTCTATGTAGACATAGAGCGACAATTTTTTAGGTACTGCTTAGGAGGAACTGGTAGATGTCAGAAGTTGAAAAGACAGAAGTATTAGAAACAATGGAGGATGCGTTAGATAGCGTAATCGACATTAAAATTGGTGACACGGTTAAAGGTGATGTATTAGCATTCGACGATAACCAAGTGCGTGTTGCTATTAAAGAATCTGGAGGTTTAGAGGGTGTGATTCCTCGTAATGAACTTTCAGCAGCTCCGTTTAACGAATTAACGGATGTTGTCAATATTGGTGACGAAATTGAATTAGTCGTTTTAAAACCAATTAAAGACAAAGAAAATGGTAATTATTTATTATCTAAAAAACGCGTTGAATCGAAAAAAGTATGGGTTGAATTAAAAGAAAAAGCTGATCGTGGTGAAACAATCGAAGCGCCTGTTAAAGAAGTTGTTAAAGGCGGTTTAGTTGTTGACGCTGGCGTACGTGGTTTCGTACCAGCTTCAATGGTTGAAGATCACTATGTAGAAGATTTTTCTACTTATAAAGGTAAAACATTAGAATTTGCTATCGTAGAAGTAGATGCTAATGACAACCGTTTAATCTTATCTCATAAAGAAATCGCTAAAAAAGAGCGTGAAGCTAAACGCGCAGAAGCGTTAGCAAACTTAGAGGTTGATAGCGTAGTAGAAGGTAAAGTAGCTCGCTTAACAAACTTCGGTGCATTCATTGATTTAGGTGGCGTTGACGGTTTAGTTCATATTAGCCGTATTTCTCACCAACATATCTCAAAACCAAGTGATGCGTTAACAATTGGTGATACAGTACAAGTTAAAGTATTGTCAATCGACGAAGAAAAAGGTCGTATCTCATTATCAATTAAAGATACATTGCCTGGACCATGGGATGATATCAATGAAAAAGCAGCTGAAGGTACTGAATTAACAGGTACAGTTAAACGATTAACTGACTTCGGAGCATTCGTAGAAGTATTCCCAGGTGTTGAAGGTTTAGTTCATGTGTCTCAAATTTCTCATGAACATATTGCTACACCAGCTGATAAATTGACTGAAGGACAAGAAGTTCAAGTGAAAGTATTAAGTGCTGATCCAGTTGAACAACGTTTATCATTATCAATTAAAGCTTTACAAGAAAGACCAGCTCGTCCAGAGCAAGAAGAGGGTGAAGAACGTCCAAATCGTACAGAACGTTTTGAACGTCAAGCTCGTCAAGCAGCTCCAAGACCTAAGCGTAATAACCAACAGGCTCGTAGAGCTAATAACAACAACCAAACAGCAACATATTCAGATTCAACAGATACTGGATTCACTTTAGGTGATATGTTTGGAGATTTATTAGACAGCTTTACAACTGAAGACTAATATATAAATTATTTGGGCTGTGACGCAAGTCGCAGCCTTTTCATTCGAGTGAACCCAAAGAACAAGGTGAGAGCGAGGGCGTTTAGTCTCGGATCACTGGAGAAAGTCACTGGCGTGCGCAAAGCGCACAGAGGGGACTTTTGAAGTGGATGCCGAGGCTGCCCGAGCGAACCCAAAGAACAAGGTGAGAGCGAGGGCGTTTAGTCTCGGACCACTGGAGAAAGTCACTGGCGTATGCAAAGCGCACAGAGGGGACTTTTGAAGTGGATGCCGAGGCTGCCCGAGCGAACCCAATATGATGGAGGTGAAGAAGTTGAATATTCCAACAGTAGCATTAGTAGGTAGACCCAATGTGGGGAAGTCTACAGTTTTTAATCGATTAGTCGGCGAACGTGTCTCTATCGTAGAGGATTTTCCAGGTGTTACCCGCGACCGTATTTACGCGACAAGTGAATGGTTAGGTAAACCATTTCGTTTAATTGATACGGGTGGTATTGAAATGATTGATGAGCCGATTATGAAACAAATTCGTTACCAAGCAGAAATTGCGATGGATGAAGCGGATGTCATTGTATTTTTGACTAGTGGTCGTGAAGGTGTAACAGATGCAGATGAAGAATTAGCACATTTTTTACATCGAACTAATAAACCAGTGGTATTAGCAGTGAATAAAACCGATAATCCGGAGCAACGCCAAGAGATTTGGGATTTTTATTCATTAGGTCATGGCGACCCGTTTCCAGTATCTGGCGTACATGGAACTGGATTTGGTGATTTGTTAGATGAGATTTTCCAATTATTCCCGAAAGAAGAACAAGAAGCTGAGACGGAAGATACGATTAAATTTAGTTTTATCGGACGGCCGAATGTAGGTAAATCAAGTTTGGTTAATGCCATTTTAAAAGAGCAACGTGTGATTGTTTCTGATATGGAGGGCACGACACGTGAAGCGGTTGATACTTACTTTACAAGTGAATCTGGGCGGCATTTTACTATGATTGATACCGCAGGTATTCGTAAGCGGGGGAAAGTATTTGAAAACACAGAAAAATACAGTGTTCTTCGAGCGCTATCCGCAATTGACCGGAGTGATGTTGTCTGTCTTGTTATTGATGCAGTAACAGGTATTCGTGAACAAGATAAAAAAGTTGCTGGATATGCTTATGAAGCGGGTAAAGGAATTGTGATACTCGTGAATAAATGGGACGCGGTTGATAAATCGGACAATTTGTTTGAAGAGTTTACCAAAGATATTCGTGCCCATTTCCAATATTTATCTTTTGCGCCGATATTGTTTGTCAGCGCACATACGGGTCAGCGTTTGAATAAATTACCGGAATTACTGGAAATGATTTATGACAATCGTCATCGTCGTGTTCAATCGTCAGTATTGAATGATGTATTGATGGATGCTGTTGCCATGAATCCAACACCAACGGATAAAGGACGACGCTTAAAAATTTATTATATGACACAAGTAGCCGTTAATCCCCCAACTTTTGTAGCTTTTGTCAACGATGTGGAATTAATGCATTTTAGTTATGAGCGATTTTTAGAAAATCAATTGCGTGAATCTTTCTATTTTGAAGGGACACCGATTCGACTAATTACAAGAGAACGTCAGTGATTTTGAATAATTAATTTTTGAACAGAATCTTATAGGATAAAACGCTTATAAAGGGGATAAAGATTGATATTTAACGGAATCTATGCTATCCTTTACTAAGAAATAAGAATTGAAATTTATTTCGATTTAATACTCATATGAGTAATTACAAGGAGGAATGTACTAATGGCAAATAAAGCAGAATTAGTAGAAAAAGTAGTAGCAAAAACAAATTTAACTAAGAAAGACGTTACAGCAACTGTTGAAGCTTTATTCGAATCAATTCAAGAAGAATTAGCAGCTGGTGAAAAAGTTCAATTAATCGGTTTTGGTACTTTTGAAGTACGTGAGCGTGCGGCTCGTAAAGGTCGTAATCCTCAAACTGGTGAAGAAATTGAAATCGCAGCTTCTAAAGTTCCAGGCTTCAAAGCTGGTAAAGCTTTAAAAGACGCTGTTAAATAATTTTTATTGAAACTTAAAAGGTGTTGATGACAGGTGTTTTTCGCTGTGTTATCAGCACCTGATTTCGGTCTGTATAAATAACGACTCTTTGACATCTTGTGGGTCCCCACAAGATGCGGGAGAGTTTAAATAAATACCGAGCAGCCATTTTAGAGGGCTGCTCGGTATTTTTATTAGGACGGTTTGTCAGTGTCATCCGCTTGTTTTTTTTCTTCTTCTGATAAGTTTTTATCCATTGTTTTTAAGCTATTGAGTAATTCCTGTTCTTCTTGTGTTAATAGTTCAGAGGGACGTCTTGTGTCATTAGCATGGTCAATGTCTTTTTTGATGTCCTCTTCCTTTAAATAATCTAGTTCAGTAAAGTCTTGTTGTAAGTTATCAATGGTTGATAGATTGTTTTTGGACATTTCGACTAATAAGTCTCTCACATAGGCGGTATGGCTGTGCATCATATAATACAATAAACTGATGAAGGTCATGCCGAGTAAGAAGAAACTACCGATAAAGCCGGGGATGATTAGTTTAGCGGCTTCAAGAATGATTAAAGGTAAAAAACTAATCGCAATAGCTAATTTAAGACGTTGCTTAAATGTGAATGGACTGGTTAAGTTACGATTGATTGAGCTGGCTAAGGTTGCTAAAACAAACATTTGCAGCCAATAGATGATAAAGGCAATCACGAGGTAAGTGAGCCATTGTGTCAGAATTACTGTTGTTTTACGAGTCGTTAATAACATCAGATAATCAATTAACACTTGTTTTGTTAAAAAGCCATTTGCACGATTACCTAAACGATATAAGTTATTACCGATAGAAGCAATCGTTTGGTCTTTGAACATATAAAGGCTAATAAAAATTGATGGATCAATCATGTCGTTTTTGGTCGCATCAATGGGCACCTTATTCAGCGTGCCGTCACTTTCAATGGAGTCATCAATGACTAATTGAAATGCTTTTGATTGGTAGTATAATGGTTTCTCACCTTCAGCTAAGGCTAATTTGCCTTGTTTGTAAGTATAATCAGGCACATATTTGGCGGCATCACTAATATCTTTTGTAATGGCATTAAATGTCGGTTGTCCCAATATCGTCATAGAAATGGACAATAGTAGGATGGCCGCAAAGGCAATATGCCATATTTGTTTAAATTTTACCGCTACAATTTGTATAAATAAACGTGGCTCGCGGTAAGCCTTGTATAAGAATTTAAAAATATTTTTCATTTAATCCCTCATTAAATTTTTTTCGATTTAAGTCGTTGTCGATTCAGTATAATGTATCCGACAACGCCGAACATACTTAACATAGTACCATAATATATGGATTTTGGGAAATAATGCATCACAATTTGATGGTTTCCTTTTGAAATAGGGATGGCCATCAAGGTGTTGTTAAGTACGGGAACAGCCGTTACTGGCTTATTATCCACCGTTATGGTCCAATTGCTATCATAGGGCATCGTCATCAATAAATAGCCCTGCGTTTGTTCGGTGGTGATGGTACCGACAATGTGTTGATGACTAAATGATGTCACCTTAAATCGTTGAGTAGCTTTTTTATTCATCAGTGTCTGATAACGATGAATATCAAATTCATGGAGAGTCGGTGGATTCATTTGCAAGCTGGGCGTTTGTAATATCATAGACAACACATGATTGGTTAGTGCTTGATTATCCGCTACGCTTACTAATTGCCGCTGACGGAAAGGGGATGCAAAAACAAATTCTTCTTTATCCAATTCCATGCGTAGTTTTTGGTCATTAATTTGGCTAGGTAGCGATAAATAGTAAGGATTGTTTGTGTCAGTACTAAAATTATAATTGATGGATCCTTTGTCAAATTGAACGACATCTTTAATCAGTGACTGAAATCGGTAATAACCACCGGCTTCCTTACGTGTGATGGCAACGTCTGTTAATTTCGGCTCTGATAATGGTTTTTCAGTATAATAAGGCGTACCATCACCCATAAAGTCAATAAGACGCAAGAGCAATTCTTGATTTGCTACTGGTTGATTTGGTTGAAATTGCGTTGCTGCGTCGACAATAGCCGGTGAGACTTCCATCAGCAGTCCGAGGCGGTCTGTATTTTCATAGGGTGAGAAATATGGGTTTTCAGATAATTTGTGATAGCGTAAACTATCAAATGCCTGAGCAATCGGCTTTATATGAAAATACTTATCACTGTCAGCTTGGGACAATGGTTTCGGTTCGAGTAAATATTTTATTGCAAAAAAATCATCCGTAAAAAGAGTCCCATTGCCATAGTAAGTTGACGCTTGGGTATCTGGCAAGCCGAGGTAGCCGAATAAACGAGTTGTCGCTGATTCCAAGGTTGAACTAAAATGATTCAAACCATTGTAGTGGGCAAATAAGGGTTCGTTTTTTGTACGTGCCGCATTTATTTGAATGCGATAAAAATCATTATCATGGTCTGCAAATGAACTCATGGTGTCGCTAAGTGCGGTTGTATGGTGTTGGTATCGGTCAAATGGCACATAGTTAAAATGTTTTAAAATCGCCTGACTATTTAATCCCAAATCAATAAGTGCGACAACTAATAGTAGGTACTGACGATGGGTAAGACAGCGCAGCAACAAGATAAAGAGTAGCCCTAATCCTAATGTAATCAGTATCGATGCAGGTGTTAAATGAGGATAAAAGGGGCGTTTTGTCCAATAATAGATACTTATCGCGCATAATAGCGTACAAGTGGTAATGGTTTGTGGTAGCGATAATTTGTTTTGAATGCTTTGATAACCTTTTATCGCCAGCTCGATACTGAAAAATGTCGTTAAAAATGAAAAGCGAAAAGGATACCACACTGGGTCTTGTCCGCCGTGCCAGATTTTTGCTGGAAATTCATACATAAAAGCTAGTAGAAACACGATGAGTAAGATAGCTGCCACCAATTTTTCTTGCCATTTTATCTGTCGACTTAAAAAATAGATAATAGTAAGAATAAAAATAAAAACACCTGCATATAATTGTGGTGTACCATTTTTTATTGCTTCGTAATTGAAGCTACTACTAAATAGTTTTGCGAAAATGTCCTTGGGTAAATAGCGTAAGGTATTAGTGATTGGTAGAGACGTACCGTTAACTTTACTGGCAAATAACGCTGTCACGGCAGGGTATAAAGTTATACCACTTAATAAAGTAGCAATACAAGACGTCGTGATAAAACGTGTATATTGGCTGAAAAATTGTTTGAGTGTGACAGTACGTTGTTCAATCATCAAATAAATGGCGTAAAACGCTAAAAATATCGCAACCATAAAGCCGATATAGTAATTGCTGATAAATAGTATTGTTAAGGTGAATAGGTAGCCATTCACTCTTTTGGTCGTGATAAGGCGATGTAAATATAGTGCCAATAGTGGTAGCCATACTAAGCCGTCCAGCCACATAATATTTAACCAGTAAGCCACTGTATAACTCATAAAAGTATAGGATAAACTAAAGAGTATCCCTATGGATGTATGGATTTGGTATTTTTTTCGTGTAAAATGGAAAAAAGTCAGTGTCATGACGCTTAATTTTACATACGTTAAGACGGTAACGGCTTGAGCCAATTGATTTTGTTGAAATAATAACAGAATCACGTTAAAAGGACTGAGTAGGTAATAAGTCCACAAACCGACCATTTCTCCACCGATTCCTTTTTGAAAACTATAAAAGAGTTGGCTGGGGTTATGTAGTAAAGTCTCGCGATAATAGCTGAAAAAATCGATATATTGTTGCCCTAAATCAATTGTCAGCATCGTATTTG
The genomic region above belongs to Aerococcaceae bacterium zg-1292 and contains:
- the rpsA gene encoding 30S ribosomal protein S1, which produces MSEVEKTEVLETMEDALDSVIDIKIGDTVKGDVLAFDDNQVRVAIKESGGLEGVIPRNELSAAPFNELTDVVNIGDEIELVVLKPIKDKENGNYLLSKKRVESKKVWVELKEKADRGETIEAPVKEVVKGGLVVDAGVRGFVPASMVEDHYVEDFSTYKGKTLEFAIVEVDANDNRLILSHKEIAKKEREAKRAEALANLEVDSVVEGKVARLTNFGAFIDLGGVDGLVHISRISHQHISKPSDALTIGDTVQVKVLSIDEEKGRISLSIKDTLPGPWDDINEKAAEGTELTGTVKRLTDFGAFVEVFPGVEGLVHVSQISHEHIATPADKLTEGQEVQVKVLSADPVEQRLSLSIKALQERPARPEQEEGEERPNRTERFERQARQAAPRPKRNNQQARRANNNNQTATYSDSTDTGFTLGDMFGDLLDSFTTED
- a CDS encoding DUF1189 family protein; this translates as MKNIFKFLYKAYREPRLFIQIVAVKFKQIWHIAFAAILLLSISMTILGQPTFNAITKDISDAAKYVPDYTYKQGKLALAEGEKPLYYQSKAFQLVIDDSIESDGTLNKVPIDATKNDMIDPSIFISLYMFKDQTIASIGNNLYRLGNRANGFLTKQVLIDYLMLLTTRKTTVILTQWLTYLVIAFIIYWLQMFVLATLASSINRNLTSPFTFKQRLKLAIAISFLPLIILEAAKLIIPGFIGSFFLLGMTFISLLYYMMHSHTAYVRDLLVEMSKNNLSTIDNLQQDFTELDYLKEEDIKKDIDHANDTRRPSELLTQEEQELLNSLKTMDKNLSEEEKKQADDTDKPS
- a CDS encoding YfhO family protein, giving the protein MASTVHFKRIYPYIACGSIFSLLFLIISYQMQWLPFGPNTMLTIDLGQQYIDFFSYYRETLLHNPSQLFYSFQKGIGGEMVGLWTYYLLSPFNVILLLFQQNQLAQAVTVLTYVKLSVMTLTFFHFTRKKYQIHTSIGILFSLSYTFMSYTVAYWLNIMWLDGLVWLPLLALYLHRLITTKRVNGYLFTLTILFISNYYIGFMVAIFLAFYAIYLMIEQRTVTLKQFFSQYTRFITTSCIATLLSGITLYPAVTALFASKVNGTSLPITNTLRYLPKDIFAKLFSSSFNYEAIKNGTPQLYAGVFIFILTIIYFLSRQIKWQEKLVAAILLIVFLLAFMYEFPAKIWHGGQDPVWYPFRFSFLTTFFSIELAIKGYQSIQNKLSLPQTITTCTLLCAISIYYWTKRPFYPHLTPASILITLGLGLLFILLLRCLTHRQYLLLVVALIDLGLNSQAILKHFNYVPFDRYQHHTTALSDTMSSFADHDNDFYRIQINAARTKNEPLFAHYNGLNHFSSTLESATTRLFGYLGLPDTQASTYYGNGTLFTDDFFAIKYLLEPKPLSQADSDKYFHIKPIAQAFDSLRYHKLSENPYFSPYENTDRLGLLMEVSPAIVDAATQFQPNQPVANQELLLRLIDFMGDGTPYYTEKPLSEPKLTDVAITRKEAGGYYRFQSLIKDVVQFDKGSINYNFSTDTNNPYYLSLPSQINDQKLRMELDKEEFVFASPFRQRQLVSVADNQALTNHVLSMILQTPSLQMNPPTLHEFDIHRYQTLMNKKATQRFKVTSFSHQHIVGTITTEQTQGYLLMTMPYDSNWTITVDNKPVTAVPVLNNTLMAIPISKGNHQIVMHYFPKSIYYGTMLSMFGVVGYIILNRQRLKSKKI
- a CDS encoding (d)CMP kinase, with the protein product MNTFTIAIDGPASSGKSTIAKLVAQKLNITYIDTGAMYRGVTLAVLRAGIDVTDEEKILALLPALRLNFRLIEEVQYLYLDDEDISESIRSVEVTENVSAVSAIEGVRQHLVTTQQAIAAEQPVVMDGRDIGTVVLKDSPYKFFFVASPKVRAQRRYKENMAKGLTSQTLAEIEQAIIERDRLDSTRIHSPLKKADDAIELDTGEMTIDEVVNRVISEVKNSQA
- a CDS encoding HU family DNA-binding protein; the encoded protein is MANKAELVEKVVAKTNLTKKDVTATVEALFESIQEELAAGEKVQLIGFGTFEVRERAARKGRNPQTGEEIEIAASKVPGFKAGKALKDAVK
- the der gene encoding ribosome biogenesis GTPase Der is translated as MNIPTVALVGRPNVGKSTVFNRLVGERVSIVEDFPGVTRDRIYATSEWLGKPFRLIDTGGIEMIDEPIMKQIRYQAEIAMDEADVIVFLTSGREGVTDADEELAHFLHRTNKPVVLAVNKTDNPEQRQEIWDFYSLGHGDPFPVSGVHGTGFGDLLDEIFQLFPKEEQEAETEDTIKFSFIGRPNVGKSSLVNAILKEQRVIVSDMEGTTREAVDTYFTSESGRHFTMIDTAGIRKRGKVFENTEKYSVLRALSAIDRSDVVCLVIDAVTGIREQDKKVAGYAYEAGKGIVILVNKWDAVDKSDNLFEEFTKDIRAHFQYLSFAPILFVSAHTGQRLNKLPELLEMIYDNRHRRVQSSVLNDVLMDAVAMNPTPTDKGRRLKIYYMTQVAVNPPTFVAFVNDVELMHFSYERFLENQLRESFYFEGTPIRLITRERQ
- a CDS encoding DUF1828 domain-containing protein, coding for MSNASNLKEIYFNWLFKEYSYKEIEKNIIRIDTPFLDIGFDNIVMYVEFLSNGKINLTDDGWTLNDLENKGISFSSKNRNNNRILGNILNNLGIRREDNEMCITTDLQKFPVAKQRLLQGIMQVNDMIVLRKENKSHIFFEELESILAKEGVLYTTKPSFAGKDGITVQFDFSIPYTGGDKLVRTIRNGNDLNRAKLLTMDAQLLKRTKFNSKYIAVFDDINFPVHNWSAIKSIFDENETATIISFPVSHAETEKTVLSNKAI